Proteins encoded by one window of Glycine soja cultivar W05 chromosome 15, ASM419377v2, whole genome shotgun sequence:
- the LOC114387403 gene encoding cysteine-rich and transmembrane domain-containing protein WIH1-like isoform X2, with translation MHIHFHSFQSHIPLLLNPLFAQEKSYFIIIINMSRFNNQQESPVSYPPALYVSAPPPMGYPSKGDPTAVGYPQQRVPEETTSRGDGFWKGCCAALCCCWVLDCCF, from the exons ATGCATATTCACTTCCATAGTTTCCAATCTCACATCCCCTTATTGTTAAACCCTTTGTTTGCACAAGAAAAGAGTtacttcatcatcatcatcaacatgaGTCGCTTCAACAATCAGCAAGAATCCCCTG TATCATATCCTCCAGCACTGTATGTTAGTGCCCCACCACCTATGGGTTATCCTTCCAAAGGTGATCCTACAGCTGTAGGGTACCCCCAACAAAGAGTTCCAGAAGAAACCACAAGCAGGGGTGATGGATTTTGGAAGGGATG TTGTGCTGCTTTATGCTGCTGCTGGGTCCTGGATTGTTGCTTCTGA
- the LOC114387403 gene encoding cysteine-rich and transmembrane domain-containing protein WIH2-like isoform X1, which translates to MSRFNNQQESPAVSYPPALYVSAPPPMGYPSKGDPTAVGYPQQRVPEETTSRGDGFWKGCCAALCCCWVLDCCF; encoded by the exons atgaGTCGCTTCAACAATCAGCAAGAATCCCCTG CAGTATCATATCCTCCAGCACTGTATGTTAGTGCCCCACCACCTATGGGTTATCCTTCCAAAGGTGATCCTACAGCTGTAGGGTACCCCCAACAAAGAGTTCCAGAAGAAACCACAAGCAGGGGTGATGGATTTTGGAAGGGATG TTGTGCTGCTTTATGCTGCTGCTGGGTCCTGGATTGTTGCTTCTGA